In Longimicrobiaceae bacterium, one DNA window encodes the following:
- a CDS encoding heavy metal translocating P-type ATPase, which translates to MVENGGIGTEPTGAAPDGQYQSARITVPVAGMHCAACANRIERNLQKAPGVREANVDFATGRATVEYEPDKAGIRDAVQVIREAGYEPAEAIEEEDPEQRERITRVREYRALQRKFWVSMIIGIIASAAMAFSSITVVLNSLRLKAFNPARG; encoded by the coding sequence ATGGTCGAGAACGGAGGGATCGGGACGGAGCCCACGGGCGCGGCGCCGGATGGGCAGTACCAGTCGGCGCGGATCACCGTGCCGGTGGCCGGGATGCACTGCGCGGCCTGCGCCAACCGCATCGAGCGCAACCTCCAGAAGGCCCCGGGGGTGCGGGAGGCGAACGTCGATTTCGCGACCGGCCGGGCCACGGTCGAGTATGAACCCGACAAGGCGGGCATCCGGGACGCTGTCCAGGTGATCCGGGAGGCCGGGTACGAGCCGGCCGAGGCGATCGAGGAGGAGGACCCGGAGCAGCGCGAGCGGATCACGCGGGTACGCGAGTACCGCGCGCTGCAGCGGAAGTTCTGGGTGAGCATGATCATCGGGATCATCGCGAGTGCGGCCATGGCGTTCAGCTCGATCACGGTGGTGCTCAACAGCCTCCGGCTGAAGGCGTTCAACCCCGCACGAGGCTGA
- a CDS encoding MerR family DNA-binding protein, producing the protein MESLTIGQVADAAGVGVETVRFYHRKGLVEEPPRQGTSHRRYPPEAVARIRFIRGAQNLGFSLKEIEDLMSLRIAPGASKADVKARAEAKVAEIQQKMDDLQRMRDTLLKLIGACEGSGSLDDCPILDAFDEGPT; encoded by the coding sequence ATGGAGTCGCTGACCATCGGACAGGTCGCCGACGCGGCAGGGGTCGGGGTCGAGACGGTTCGCTTCTACCACCGAAAAGGGCTGGTCGAAGAGCCACCGAGGCAGGGCACGTCGCACCGCCGGTACCCGCCCGAAGCGGTGGCGCGCATCCGCTTCATCCGCGGAGCGCAGAACCTGGGGTTCAGCTTGAAGGAGATCGAGGACCTGATGAGCCTGCGCATCGCGCCGGGCGCGAGCAAGGCGGATGTTAAGGCCAGGGCGGAGGCGAAGGTCGCTGAGATCCAGCAGAAGATGGATGACCTGCAGCGGATGCGGGACACGCTCCTGAAGCTGATCGGCGCCTGTGAGGGCAGTGGATCGCTGGATGACTGCCCGATCCTGGACGCCTTCGACGAGGGCCCCACCTGA
- a CDS encoding cupredoxin domain-containing protein, giving the protein MTLAEILVTIGGIILIALILWYFFWSEGERVRAVASGEGVQEIEIQVKGGYDPDLILVEAGRPVRLDFHRNETADCSEEIVFGDFGIRKRLPAFQTTPVEFTPERPGEYVFTCGMGMLRGKLLVEPGRDGASRES; this is encoded by the coding sequence ATGACCCTGGCGGAAATCCTGGTTACCATCGGCGGGATCATCCTCATCGCACTGATCCTCTGGTACTTCTTCTGGAGCGAGGGAGAGCGCGTGCGCGCCGTCGCCTCGGGAGAGGGCGTGCAGGAGATCGAGATACAGGTCAAGGGAGGCTATGACCCGGACCTGATCCTGGTGGAGGCCGGGCGACCCGTCCGTCTCGACTTCCACCGGAACGAGACCGCGGACTGCTCCGAAGAGATCGTCTTCGGTGACTTCGGGATCCGCAAGCGCCTCCCCGCCTTCCAGACCACGCCGGTCGAGTTCACCCCTGAGAGACCCGGGGAGTATGTCTTCACGTGCGGGATGGGTATGCTGCGCGGGAAGCTCCTGGTGGAGCCGGGTCGCGACGGGGCTTCCAGGGAGAGCTGA
- a CDS encoding four-helix bundle copper-binding protein produces the protein MAAIELGTYLKGTGAERYHDCIEACVQCVIACEVCAEGCLRSEDVKERLDCIRLCRDTTELCVSAVIVLARGSENVAELCRAVAETCERCAAECEKYEGEMMRRCAEACRRSAEECRRIAA, from the coding sequence ATGGCAGCAATCGAACTGGGTACCTACCTGAAGGGGACCGGAGCCGAGCGGTACCATGACTGCATCGAAGCGTGCGTGCAGTGCGTGATCGCATGCGAGGTCTGCGCGGAAGGGTGTCTTCGCTCGGAGGACGTGAAGGAGAGGCTCGACTGTATCCGCCTGTGCCGCGACACCACCGAGCTGTGCGTCTCGGCCGTGATCGTCCTGGCCCGCGGGAGCGAGAACGTGGCGGAGCTCTGCCGCGCGGTGGCGGAGACCTGCGAGCGGTGCGCCGCCGAGTGCGAGAAGTACGAGGGCGAGATGATGCGCCGCTGCGCCGAAGCCTGCCGCCGCTCGGCCGAAGAGTGCCGCCGAATCGCGGCGTAG